The following proteins come from a genomic window of Sorghum bicolor cultivar BTx623 chromosome 3, Sorghum_bicolor_NCBIv3, whole genome shotgun sequence:
- the LOC8060100 gene encoding laccase-8 produces MARAAKLLALLIAALCTAATMANAAVVEHTFNVGGMSISQLCMNSVIYTVNQQMPGPTIEVNEGDTLVVHVVNGSPYPVSVHWHGIFQLRSGWADGANMITQCPIQPSAKFTYAFNITGQEGTLWWHAHASMLRATIYGALIIKPRNGPRGYPFPKPYAEIPILLGEWWNKNVDDVEKDGLLTGLGPAMSDAFTINGFTGEQPSCRGAGAYQVEVESGKTYLLRIINAAVDSELFFKVAGHAFTVVAADASYTNPYPTDVIVIAPGQTVDALMTASAAPGRYLMAAHAFESKTAANPPPFDNTTATAVVRYKGVPDYAPAAMPALPAHTDVVTAGRFYWSMTGLVRRGDPVVPRNVDHSMVVAFGLDQVPCAPEQTKCQGFAVVASMNRYSFRFPDKVSLLEAFFRGVPNVYSEDFPGAPPPVPAPRKVTSVRKVNFNDVVEVVLQSQEYSSALGTENHPIHLHGFNFFVLAQGLGRFDASMKSKYNLVNPQVRNTIAVPAGGWAVIRFTADNPGMWFMHCHFDMHLPLGLAMVFEVLDGPAPNLLPPPPAGFPKCH; encoded by the exons ATGGCGCGGGCAGCCAAGCTGCTGGCGCTGCTCATTGCGGCGTTGTGCACGGCGGCGACGATGGCGAACGCGGCGGTCGTGGAGCACACCTTCAAT GTGGGCGGCATGAGCATCTCGCAGCTGTGCATGAACAGCGTGATATACACGGTGAACCAGCAGATGCCGGGACCGACCATCGAGGTTAACGAAGGCGACACTCTCGTCGTCCACGTCGTCAACGGGTCGCCGTACCCAGTGTCGGTCCATTG GCACGGCATCTTTCAGCTGCGGAGCGGGTGGGCGGACGGCGCCAACATGATCACGCAGTGCCCGATACAGCCTTCCGCCAAGTTCACCTACGCGTTCAACATCACCGGGCAGGAGGGCACGCTGTGGTGGCACGCGCACGCCTCCATGCTCCGGGCCACCATCTACGGCGCGCTCATCATCAAGCCCAGGAACGGCCCCAGGGGCTACCCGTTCCCCAAGCCCTACGCCGAGATCCCCATCCTGCTAG GCGAGTGGTGGAACAAAaatgtggacgacgtggagaAGGATGGGCTCTTGACCGGCCTTGGCCCGGCGATGTCCGACGCCTTCACCATCAACGGCTTCACGGGCGAGCAGCCGTCTTGCAGAG GCGCCGGCGCGTACCAAGTGGAGGTGGAGTCCGGCAAGACGTACCTGCTCCGCATCATCAACGCCGCGGTCGATTCCGAGCTGTTCTTCAAGGTGGCCGGCCACGCCTTCACCGTGGTGGCCGCCGACGCCAGCTACACCAACCCTTACCCCACCGACGTGATCGTCATCGCGCCGGGCCAGACCGTGGACGCGCTCATGACCGCCTCCGCCGCGCCGGGGCGCTACCTCATGGCGGCGCACGCGTTCGAGAGCAAGACCGCGGCCAACCCGCCGCCGTTCGACAACACCACGGCCACGGCCGTCGTCAGGTACAAGGGCGTGCCCGACTACGCCCCCGCCGCCATGCCGGCGCTGCCGGCGCACACCGACGTCGTCACCGCCGGCAGGTTCTACTGGTCCATGACGGGACTCGTCCGGCGGGGCGATCCCGTCGTGCCGAGGAACGTCGACCACAGCATGGTCGTCGCGTTCGGGCTCGACCAGGTGCCGTGCGCTCCGGAGCAGACCAAGTGCCAGGGGTTCGCGGTCGTCGCGTCCATGAACAGGTACTCCTTCCGGTTCCCGGACAAGGTGTCGCTCCTCGAGGCGTTCTTCAGGGGCGTCCCCAACGTGTACTCTGAGGACTTCCcgggcgcgccgccgccggtgccggCGCCCAGGAAGGTCACGTCGGTGAGGAAGGTGAACTTCAACGACGTCGTCGAGGTGGTGCTGCAGAGCCAAGAGTACAGCAGCGCCCTCGGCACCGAGAACCACCCGATCCACCTGCACGGGTTCAACTTCTTCGTGCTGGCGCAGGGGCTCGGGCGATTCGACGCTTCCATGAAGAGCAAGTACAATCTCGTGAACCCGCAGGTGCGCAACACCATAGCCGTGCCGGCCGGCGGCTGGGCAGTCATCCGTTTCACGGCGGACAATCCAG GTATGTGGTTCATGCACTGTCACTTCGACATGCACCTGCCGTTGGGGCTGGCAATGGTCTTCGAGGTGCTCGATGGTCCGGCGCCGAATCTGCTTCCTCCACCTCCCGCGGGCTTTCCCAAGT